Proteins found in one Meiothermus sp. Pnk-1 genomic segment:
- a CDS encoding proton-conducting transporter membrane subunit, whose amino-acid sequence MLYLLLFLPLLPALYALREREIERLAGSTAASAALSLGLALLAQNQSIGPLRLDGVGLFYLLLTDCLFALVALYARAYFQAAQDGEAWRFYATGNLFLFAMHGAYLAHNLGLLWIFVEGSTLASALLVYHKGGARALEATWKYLMLGSVGIALGLIGVILVYALLGGATLDWQEARALVRGADPAQLKLAFAFLLVGFGTKVGLFPMHPWLPDAHSEAPSPASALLSGTLLNVAFYALLRYVALLGSAGLFDFAAGLLQGFGLLSLLAAALFLFAQRDYKRLLAYSSMEHMGLAVYGLGLGVPWLAMLHTLFHSLSKTAAFLSAGNLLLAYQSKLIARVGAACRAWPATAGLLVLSLLALAGLPPFGLFYTEFQALLRSSPLSMGLYLLGLLGAFAGLLWPLSRMAFGEEPAGASLDTRKSMLPRARTLVVVPAVLVALALVLGLFPPVGVVERLAETLLSPPIGGEVLAWKL is encoded by the coding sequence ATGCTCTACTTGCTGCTTTTTCTTCCTCTCCTGCCCGCCCTCTATGCCCTGCGCGAGCGGGAGATCGAGCGGCTCGCGGGTAGCACCGCCGCCAGTGCCGCGCTGTCGTTGGGGCTAGCGCTCCTGGCCCAAAACCAATCTATAGGACCCCTACGGCTCGACGGGGTGGGACTTTTTTACCTGCTGCTGACCGACTGTCTCTTTGCGCTGGTGGCCCTGTACGCCCGGGCTTACTTCCAGGCGGCGCAGGACGGGGAAGCCTGGCGCTTCTACGCTACTGGAAACCTGTTTCTCTTCGCGATGCACGGAGCCTACCTGGCGCACAACCTGGGCCTGCTGTGGATCTTCGTGGAGGGCAGCACCCTGGCCTCGGCCTTGCTGGTCTACCACAAAGGAGGGGCAAGGGCCCTCGAGGCCACCTGGAAGTACCTGATGCTCGGTAGCGTGGGCATCGCCCTGGGACTCATCGGGGTGATTCTGGTCTACGCCCTTTTGGGTGGGGCCACGCTGGACTGGCAGGAAGCCCGGGCGCTGGTCCGGGGAGCCGACCCAGCCCAGCTCAAGCTGGCCTTTGCCTTTTTGCTGGTGGGCTTTGGCACCAAGGTGGGCCTGTTCCCCATGCACCCCTGGCTGCCCGACGCCCACTCCGAAGCCCCCAGCCCGGCCTCGGCCCTGCTCTCGGGAACGCTGCTCAACGTGGCCTTCTACGCCCTCTTGCGCTACGTCGCCCTGCTGGGCAGCGCAGGGTTATTCGACTTTGCCGCGGGGCTGTTGCAGGGCTTCGGGCTGCTCTCGCTGCTGGCCGCGGCCCTTTTCCTCTTTGCCCAGCGGGATTACAAGCGGCTACTGGCTTACTCCAGCATGGAGCACATGGGGTTGGCGGTCTACGGCCTGGGCCTGGGGGTTCCCTGGCTGGCCATGCTGCACACCCTGTTCCATTCCCTGAGCAAGACCGCCGCCTTCCTCTCGGCGGGCAACCTGCTCTTGGCCTACCAGAGCAAACTCATCGCCCGGGTGGGGGCGGCGTGCCGGGCCTGGCCCGCCACCGCTGGGCTTTTGGTTCTCTCCTTGCTTGCCTTAGCAGGCCTTCCCCCCTTCGGGCTCTTCTACACCGAGTTTCAGGCCCTCTTGCGCTCGAGCCCCCTCTCGATGGGGCTCTACCTGCTGGGACTGCTGGGGGCTTTCGCTGGGCTGCTGTGGCCCCTCTCCCGCATGGCCTTCGGGGAGGAGCCTGCGGGGGCGAGCCTCGATACGCGGAAAAGCATGCTGCCACGCGCCCGGACGTTGGTGGTGGTGCCCGCCGTGCTGGTGGCGCTGGCCCTGGTCCTGGGCCTCTTTCCCCCGGTAGGGGTGGTGGAGCGGCTGGCGGAGACGCTTCTTTCGCCGCCGATAGGCGGGGAGGTGCTCGCGTGGAAGCTCTGA
- a CDS encoding nickel-dependent hydrogenase large subunit, which translates to MEAQGSFPSLAGEFPALDWFERELWEEHGLVPEGHPGVRSLLRPETLLSPPVGGVGDRPPGVPGLPGPKGDRPPAPKPLRNHRLPYPFERVEGLHEVPVGPVHAGIIEPGHFRFSVLGERILHLELRLGYQHRGLERLFQGKRLEQALLLAERVGGEPVAHALAFCQAVEAALGVEVPQRARWLRRVLLELERLFGHLGHLAGLFTDIGYAYAATQVGKVRALLQGQLERLTGHRYGRNALTVGGVGFDIDPETQAEVRGALAELAAEAETHLTAALRHPMVLDRFRYVGLVTQAQAQLLGLVGPAARASGLGRDLRQDDALYQLFTSVTRTGGDVLARAQVYAEEIRQGFAYLDRVLAELPAGAVRADGGRLPGVRSLLRPETLPSPPVGGVGDRPQEGELREAYSRVEAGRGELFYWVRLRGNRVEQVKIVDPSFKNWRALELAVRGMGLPDFPLINKSFDLSYAGCDL; encoded by the coding sequence GTGGAAGCCCAGGGGAGCTTTCCCAGCCTGGCAGGGGAGTTCCCGGCGCTGGACTGGTTCGAACGGGAGCTGTGGGAAGAGCATGGCCTCGTCCCCGAGGGTCACCCCGGTGTACGGAGCTTGCTCCGTCCCGAGACGCTTCTTTCGCCGCCGGTAGGCGGGGTAGGGGATCGTCCACCCGGTGTACCGGGCCTGCCCGGTCCCAAAGGGGATCGTCCTCCGGCCCCCAAGCCCCTCCGCAACCACCGCCTCCCTTATCCCTTCGAGCGGGTGGAAGGGCTGCACGAGGTGCCCGTAGGCCCGGTGCACGCGGGCATCATCGAGCCCGGCCACTTTCGCTTCAGCGTGCTGGGAGAAAGGATTCTCCACCTCGAGCTCCGCCTGGGCTACCAGCACCGGGGCCTGGAGCGGCTATTCCAGGGGAAACGCCTCGAGCAGGCCCTCTTGCTGGCCGAGCGGGTGGGCGGGGAGCCGGTGGCCCACGCTCTGGCCTTCTGCCAGGCGGTGGAGGCCGCTTTGGGGGTGGAGGTGCCCCAAAGGGCCCGCTGGCTCCGGCGGGTGCTGCTTGAGCTCGAGCGCCTCTTCGGTCACCTGGGCCACCTCGCGGGGCTTTTCACCGATATCGGTTACGCCTACGCCGCCACCCAGGTGGGCAAGGTGCGGGCCCTACTCCAGGGTCAACTCGAGCGCCTGACCGGGCATCGCTATGGCCGCAACGCCCTCACGGTAGGGGGCGTGGGCTTCGATATAGACCCGGAAACTCAGGCCGAGGTGCGGGGGGCGCTCGCCGAGCTGGCCGCCGAGGCCGAAACCCACCTCACCGCAGCTCTAAGGCACCCCATGGTCCTGGACCGCTTTCGTTACGTAGGCCTGGTGACCCAAGCCCAGGCCCAGCTCCTGGGCCTGGTGGGTCCGGCAGCCCGGGCCTCGGGGCTGGGGCGCGACCTGCGCCAGGACGACGCGCTGTACCAGTTGTTCACCTCGGTGACGCGTACTGGGGGTGACGTGCTGGCTCGGGCCCAGGTCTATGCCGAGGAGATCCGGCAGGGCTTTGCCTATCTGGATCGCGTTCTCGCCGAGCTGCCCGCAGGGGCAGTAAGGGCGGATGGGGGCCGGCTCCCCGGTGTACGGAGCTTGCTCCGTCCCGAGACGCTTCCTTCGCCGCCAGTAGGCGGGGTAGGGGATCGTCCTCAAGAGGGAGAACTCCGCGAGGCCTATAGCCGGGTGGAGGCTGGGCGGGGGGAACTCTTCTACTGGGTGCGGCTACGGGGGAATCGGGTAGAACAGGTCAAGATCGTCGATCCCAGCTTCAAGAACTGGCGGGCCCTCGAGCTCGCGGTGCGGGGGATGGGCTTGCCCGACTTTCCCCTCATCAACAAGTCCTTCGACCTCTCCTACGCGGGGTGCGACCTATGA
- a CDS encoding NADH-quinone oxidoreductase subunit B, protein MNPFWQTLRTGLLTRSLEKIFRLPAWAPGWPVLRPGGLSRAVRQELLGLCPSGAFAEEGDEFRLDLAKCVLCGRCFRAYPQAMGELRTLEVAVTRREDLVQRVDLATASFVDPGPPPPTRAELHLPTLAFREVSAGSTGLDDTEVALAGNPFHDMSRFGFSVVASPRHADALLVTGPVSQNMREALLRTYEATPEPKGVVAVGNEAIGGEVFAESPEVVGGVDKVLLVDVYVPGSPARPASILHGLLLLSGRARQVLVGGRVAQEDDPEHAPYTGRTAPGEAGVREDG, encoded by the coding sequence ATGAACCCCTTCTGGCAGACCTTGCGTACCGGCCTCCTGACCCGAAGCTTGGAGAAGATCTTCCGCCTGCCCGCCTGGGCCCCCGGCTGGCCTGTGCTGCGGCCTGGGGGGCTTTCCCGGGCGGTGAGGCAGGAACTCCTGGGGCTTTGCCCCAGCGGCGCCTTCGCCGAGGAAGGAGATGAGTTTCGGCTGGATCTGGCGAAGTGCGTCCTCTGCGGGCGCTGTTTCCGGGCCTATCCGCAGGCGATGGGGGAGTTGCGCACCCTGGAGGTGGCGGTGACCCGGCGGGAGGACCTCGTGCAGCGGGTAGACCTGGCTACAGCGAGCTTCGTGGACCCAGGCCCCCCACCCCCCACCCGCGCCGAACTCCACCTGCCTACCCTGGCCTTCCGCGAGGTCTCCGCGGGCAGCACCGGCTTGGACGATACTGAGGTAGCTCTGGCCGGCAACCCCTTCCACGACATGAGCCGCTTCGGCTTCAGCGTGGTGGCCTCGCCCCGTCACGCCGACGCCCTCTTGGTGACCGGACCGGTGAGCCAGAACATGCGGGAGGCCCTCCTGCGCACCTATGAGGCCACCCCGGAGCCCAAGGGGGTGGTGGCGGTGGGCAACGAGGCCATCGGCGGCGAGGTCTTCGCGGAGAGCCCGGAGGTGGTAGGAGGAGTGGACAAGGTGTTGCTGGTGGACGTCTATGTGCCGGGTAGCCCGGCCCGGCCAGCCTCCATCCTGCATGGCCTCTTGCTGCTTAGCGGCCGGGCCCGGCAGGTGCTGGTTGGGGGGCGCGTGGCGCAGGAGGACGACCCGGAGCACGCTCCGTACACCGGGAGGACAGCACCCGGTGAAGCGGGGGTGAGGGAAGATGGCTGA